A region of the Mycobacteriales bacterium genome:
CGACAAGACGATGGAGACCGCCCACCGGCTCGGCATCCCCGACGGCGTCACCTGCAACGACCACAAGGACGCGACGATCTACCTCGGCACCTGCGAGATCGCGCCGGTGGACGAGGCGGCGTCGTTCGCGACGTTCGCCGCGAAGGGGAAGGCCGCCGGCTGGCACCTCGTCACCGAGGTGAAGGACCGCAAGGGCCACCGCGCGTACGCCGCCAAGGTCGAGCGGCGCGAGGCGCTCAGCGAGGGCGAGGCCGCGGACGCGATCTACGCGATGCGCGCCGTGGTCGAGCAGGGCACCGCCCGCTCCGCCGCCCTCGGCCGCCCCGCCGCCGGCAAGACCGGCACCACCAGCGACAACACCAACGCCTGGTTCTCCGGCTTCGTCCCGCAGCTCGCCGCCACCGTCTGGATGGGGTACGAGCCGAAGCCCGGCAGCGGCATCGCGCCGTTGAAGAACCTGCACGGCTACTACGAGGTCACCGGCGGCACGCTGCCCGCGAAGATCTGGCACGAGTTCATGGCGGCGGCTCTCGAGGGTGTCCCCGTCGAGGACTTCCCGCCGCCGGTGTTCGGCGGCCACGCCGTGAACCCGGCCCCGAGCACCTCCGCCACGCCCACGCCGTCGGCCACCGCGACGCCGACCGCCACCCCGTCGGCGACGCCCACGGCCGAGGTCACCGTGACGGTCGAGCCGACGGTGGTCCCGACGCTCGAGACGAAGTCCCCGAAGCCCACCAAGACGGAGACGACCACCGCGCCACCGCCGTCGGACTCCCCGACCCCGGCGCCCGCCAGCCAGGCGCCGGCGTCGGGTGCGCCGCCTGGCTGACGCCGACGCCCCCTGCCGCTCCCGCTAGTTCCGCGCCGCTGCGCGGCGCTCCCTCAGTCGCGGGAGCGGCAGGGGGCATCGTCGTCTCTCCCCGTGCGGTCCCGTGCAGAGCGCCGTCCGGTCGGGCACGATGCGGGGCATGCCCGTGCGTGCCGACGAGATCTCGCCGCCGTCCCACACCGACCCCGTCGTGCGGGGGGCGACCACGATCGTCGGGGGGCCGGTCGGGAAGCACGCGCGGCTGGGGGCGGCGACGTTCTGGACGCCGGCGCGGGTGCTGGTGTCGCTGGCGATGCTGACGTTCACGCTCGGGTTCGTCATGAAGGCCCCGTGCCGGGGGCACGCATGGACCAACCACTACCAGTACACGCGGCTGTGCTACTCCGACGTGTACGCGCTGTACTTCAGCGAGGGCATCGCCGACGGGAAGGTGCCGTACCGGGACCACCCGGTGGAGTACCCGGCCGTCATCGGCGGGCTGATGTGGGGCGCCGGGACGCTCTCCGACGACGCCACCGACTTCTTCGACGTCACCGCCGGGATGCTGCTCGTCTGCGCGGTGGCGACCGTCGGGCTCACCGCCGGGAGCGCCGGGCGGCGGCCGTGGGACGCGGCGCTGGTCGCGCTGGCACCCGGGCTGCTGCTGCACGGCACCACCAACTGGGACCTCGCCGCCGTCGCGCTTGCCGCCGGCGGCCTCTACGCCTGGTCGCGAAGACAGCCGGAGGTCTCCGGGCTGCTCCTCGGGCTGGCGATCGCCACCAAGCTCTACCCGGTGCTGTTCGTCGTCGGGCTGTTCTTCCTCTGCGTCCGCGCCGGGCGCTGGGTCGAGTGGCTGCGGATGGCGGCCGTGGCGGCCGGCGCGACGCTGCTCGCGTACCTGCCGGTCGTCGCGATCGCGAACAAGTTCGAGGTGGAGGCGTGCGGGCACAAGGTCGTGCAGCCTGCCTGGCAGCAGTTCTTCACGCTCAACCGCTGCCGCGGCGCCGACTGGGACTCCGTCGCGTTCGCCGTCAACCACCTCACCGGCCGCAGCCTCGGCCTCGACGCGCTGAACCGCGTCACCGCGCTCGCCACCCTCGCCGTCGTCGCCGGTGTGGGGCTGCTCGTCGTCACCGCGCCCCGGCGGCCCCGGGTCGCGCAGGTGCTGTTCCTGCTGGTGGCCGGGTTCCTGCTCGTGAACAAGGTGTTCTCACCGCAGTACACCCTCTGGCTGATCCCGCTCGCGGCGCTCGCCCGCCCGCGCTGGGGCGCGTTCCTCGCCTGGCAGGGCGCGGAGATCCTCGTGCTGTTCACCCGCTTCTACTACTTCGTCAACTACGACAACCCGGCGCAGGGCATCGACGGCGACTGGTTCGTCGGGGCGGTGCTGCTCCGCGACGCGCTGCTGCTCCTCGTCGTGGCGCTGGTCGTCCGCGAGATCCTCCAGCCGTTCCACGACGTCGTCCGCCGCGACGGCGAGGACGACCCGGCCGGCGGCGTGCTCGACGGCGCGTTCGACCGGCGGGACGCGGTCGCCACCGCATGACCACGGTCGCCACCCGCCCGGCCCGCGCGCGGCACGCCGCCGGCGCCCGCGTCACGGCGTGGACGGCGGCCTGGGAGGCGTTGCCGATCTGGCTCGCCAGCCGGGTCGCCGTCGCCCTCGCCGGCCTCGCCGGCGCGTGGGTGCTCCAGGGCCGCAACGCCCGCAACGTCGAGCCGTGGCTGCACCTGTGGCAGCACTGGGACGCCGACCTGTTCGTCAAGGTCGCGCGGTTCGGCTACCCGCCGACCACCGCGTACCCGGACCGCACCGAGGTCGACTTCCCCGCCATGCCGATCGCGCTGCGGGTCGCGCACGTCCTCACCGGCAACTGGACCGCCGCCGGCCTGCTCGTCTCGCTCGTCGCGGGCGGCGTCGCCGCCTGCGCGCTCTACCACCTCGCCGCCCGCGCCGACGGCCCCGTCGCCGGCCGGCACGCGGTGATCTACCTCGTCTGCTTCCCGTACGCCGTGTTCCTCTTCGCCGGCTACTCCGAGGCGCTGTTCCTCGCGTTCGCGACCACCTCGTGGGTGTTCGCGAAGCAACGCCGCTGGGGTCCGGCCGCGCTCTGCTGCGCGGGCGCGTCGTTCACCCGCATCCTCGGCCTCTGCCTCGCGCTCGCGCTGATCCTCGAGTACGTCATCGCGTCCTGGCGGGCCGACGGCTTCCCGTCGATCTTCCGACCGCACGCCGCCTGGCTGGTTGCGCCGTTCGTCTCCACGGGGACGTTCGTGCTCTACATGCACCGCCGCACCCGGCAGTGGGACTTCTACCAGGAGGCGCAGGAGGCCGGCTGGCACCGGCACCGCGACACGATCGCCAACGGCTTCCGCACCGTCTTCAACGCCGCCAAGGGACCCGACCAGGCCGGGTTCTACGCGTGGTCGTGGCGCGCCGAGCTCGGCGCGGTGCTGCTCGGCGCGCTGCTCGTGGTGCTGCTGATCGTCGCCGGCTACTACGCCGAGGCGCTCTACGTCGCGACCAGCACCTACCTGCTCGCCGCGCAGAACTACTACGCCTCGTCGGTGCGCGCCGCGCTCGTGTGGTTCCCGCTGTACCTGCTGCTGGCCCGCGTCACCGCGCGCCGCCCGGCGCTGCACCCGTGGGTCGTGTCGTTGACGGCGCCGTTGATGGTGGTGTTCGTGCTCGTCTTCAACCAGGGCGGCTGGGTCGGCTAGAGCACCCCGAACCGCACCGCGAGCAGCACCCGCAACGCCTCGACGCCGTGCCGCCAGGTGATCTTCTTGCCCTCCGCGCGCGTCCGCGACCGGTAGGTGATCGGGATCTCGAACGGCCGGATCCCCCGCTTGAGCAGCTTCGCCGTCAGCTCCGGGTCGGCGCCGAACCCGTCCTCGCGGATGCGCAGCTCGCGGTACAGCGGCAGCGGCAGCAGCTTGAAGCAGGTCGACAGGTCGGTGATGTAGGCGTTGAACAGCACGTTGGCGGCCGTCGTCACGAACCGGTTCCCCAGCACGTACCAGTACGTGTATGCGCTGGTGCCGCCGAACACGCGGGTGCCGTAGACGACCTCGGTCTCGCCGGAGAGCACCGGCTCCAGCAGCTTCGGGATCTGCTCGGGCGGGTACTCGAGGTCCGCGTCGTAGACGAGCAGGTAGTCGCCGGTCGCGTGCTGCGCGGCGGTGCGGACGGCGGCGCCCTTGCCGCGGTTGCGGGGGTGCCGCGCGACGACGACCCGGTCGTCGGTGCCGGCGAGCGCGGCGACCTTCTCGGCGGTGCCGTCGGTGCTGCCGTCGTCCACGACGACCAGCTCGACGTCGCACGGGAACGTCACGCCGAGCAGCCGCTTCGCAGCCAGCTCCACCGTGCGCGCCTCGTCGTAGACGGGCATCAGGACGGACAGCTTCACGCCGCCGACGATAGCGGCGGCTACGGCAGCAGGCGGGGCATCCCGGCGTCGAACGTCCCCGAGCGCGGGTCGCTGGCGCCGTGCAGGTGGTCGTCGGCGGTGAGCCGGTACGTGTACGACGAGCCGGGCAGGGCGGGCAGGCCGTTCGGCAGGACGCCGTCCCACGACACCGCGATCCGGGTGCCGCGCCCGCTCGCGCGCGCGACGACGTCGCCGTCGGAGGTCCGGATCGTCGCGACCCACCAGGCGGCGTGGTCGATCGACGCCTTGACGGTGACCGGGTCCGGCGAGCGCACCGGCGCGCCGGTGACGACCGGCTTGGCGATCACGGCGCGCAGCAGCCGCCACGCGCCGGCGCGGATCGCGGGCAGGTGCCCGTACGCGTACCGGCCGGGGCAGGCGGTGATCCCGAGGTCGCGGTGGCCGGGCATCCGGGAGACGGTGACGCGGGTGCCGCGCGGGAACCGCGGCGACCCGGCCGAGGTCAGCGTCACGGTCCCGCGCGGGTCGATGCGCCACCGCTCGGCCGCCCATGCACCGACCCGCTGCACCGCGCCGAGCAGCGCCGCGGGGGTGTCGACGGCGTCGTAGTTGCCGAGCAGCGAGACGCCCATCGTGTGCTCGTTGAACCCGGCCGTGTGCGCGCCGACGACGCCCTTCGCGAAGTCGCCGTAACGGCCCTCGTACACGGTGCCGAACCGGTCGACGAGCAGGTTGTAGCCGATGTCGGACCAGCCGCGGGAGCGCGTGTGGTACGCGTAGACCGCCCGGACGAACGACGCCGCCTCGGCCTGCGTGTAGTCGTTCGAGGTGACCGTGTGGTGGACGACGAGCGCGGTCGGCGTCGTGTACGAGACGCCGCCGGAACGCAGCCGCTCGTCCGCGCCCCACCCCGGCCGGGTGACGACGGAGCCGAGCCGCGGCAGCGTCCGCGTGTGCGGCGCCGACGAGGAGGAGGCCGACGCGGTGCCGCCGCCGGCGAAGTCGACCGCCGCGTCGCGCACCACCCCGTCCGGCACGACGCGGACGGTCACCAGCGAGACGGCGGAGCCGAGCCACACGGGCTCGGTGCCGGCGCGGGGGCCGGGGACGGCGTCGTTCTCGACGTCCTCCCAGGCGCCGAGCCCGCGCCGCACGGCGACGGCCGCGCTGCCGGAACGCCACGTCACGCCGAGCAGTACGGCCCCGCGCGGGACGGCGTAGGTGCGTTCGAGGGGCCGCGTCAGCGTTCCCAGCGCGTGCCGGGTGAACGACGGCAACGCCGCCGACGACGGCACGGCGAAGAACGCGAGCAGCAGGAACCCGGCCACGAGGCCACGGACGAGACGGCGCACAGGAGCCCCCCAAGGACTGCCGGAACCCTACTAACGCGGCAGCCGCCCGCGAAGGTACGCGATGTCCGCCGCCTGCCCCTCGACGCCGCCCGGCGTCTCGCAGACGACCGGCGCGCCGGCCAGCTCGACCACCGACACGAGCACGTCCGGGTCGATCTGGCCGGAGCCGAAGTTCTCGTGCCGGTC
Encoded here:
- a CDS encoding glycosyltransferase 87 family protein, coding for MPVRADEISPPSHTDPVVRGATTIVGGPVGKHARLGAATFWTPARVLVSLAMLTFTLGFVMKAPCRGHAWTNHYQYTRLCYSDVYALYFSEGIADGKVPYRDHPVEYPAVIGGLMWGAGTLSDDATDFFDVTAGMLLVCAVATVGLTAGSAGRRPWDAALVALAPGLLLHGTTNWDLAAVALAAGGLYAWSRRQPEVSGLLLGLAIATKLYPVLFVVGLFFLCVRAGRWVEWLRMAAVAAGATLLAYLPVVAIANKFEVEACGHKVVQPAWQQFFTLNRCRGADWDSVAFAVNHLTGRSLGLDALNRVTALATLAVVAGVGLLVVTAPRRPRVAQVLFLLVAGFLLVNKVFSPQYTLWLIPLAALARPRWGAFLAWQGAEILVLFTRFYYFVNYDNPAQGIDGDWFVGAVLLRDALLLLVVALVVREILQPFHDVVRRDGEDDPAGGVLDGAFDRRDAVATA
- a CDS encoding glycosyltransferase family 2 protein, which produces MKLSVLMPVYDEARTVELAAKRLLGVTFPCDVELVVVDDGSTDGTAEKVAALAGTDDRVVVARHPRNRGKGAAVRTAAQHATGDYLLVYDADLEYPPEQIPKLLEPVLSGETEVVYGTRVFGGTSAYTYWYVLGNRFVTTAANVLFNAYITDLSTCFKLLPLPLYRELRIREDGFGADPELTAKLLKRGIRPFEIPITYRSRTRAEGKKITWRHGVEALRVLLAVRFGVL
- a CDS encoding peptidoglycan recognition protein, translating into MRRLVRGLVAGFLLLAFFAVPSSAALPSFTRHALGTLTRPLERTYAVPRGAVLLGVTWRSGSAAVAVRRGLGAWEDVENDAVPGPRAGTEPVWLGSAVSLVTVRVVPDGVVRDAAVDFAGGGTASASSSSAPHTRTLPRLGSVVTRPGWGADERLRSGGVSYTTPTALVVHHTVTSNDYTQAEAASFVRAVYAYHTRSRGWSDIGYNLLVDRFGTVYEGRYGDFAKGVVGAHTAGFNEHTMGVSLLGNYDAVDTPAALLGAVQRVGAWAAERWRIDPRGTVTLTSAGSPRFPRGTRVTVSRMPGHRDLGITACPGRYAYGHLPAIRAGAWRLLRAVIAKPVVTGAPVRSPDPVTVKASIDHAAWWVATIRTSDGDVVARASGRGTRIAVSWDGVLPNGLPALPGSSYTYRLTADDHLHGASDPRSGTFDAGMPRLLP